The following proteins are encoded in a genomic region of Rattus rattus isolate New Zealand chromosome 2, Rrattus_CSIRO_v1, whole genome shotgun sequence:
- the Klf9 gene encoding Krueppel-like factor 9, whose protein sequence is MSAAAYMDFVAAQCLVSISNRAAVPEHGGAPDAERLRLPEREVTKEHGDPGDTWKDYCTLVTIAKSLLDLNKYRPIQTPSVCSDSLESPDEDIGSDSDVTTESGSSPSHSPEERQDSGSAPSPLSLLHSGVASKGKHASEKRHKCPYSGCGKVYGKSSHLKAHYRVHTGERPFPCTWPDCLKKFSRSDELTRHYRTHTGEKQFRCPLCEKRFMRSDHLTKHARRHTEFHPSMIKRSKKALASPL, encoded by the exons ATGTCCGCGGCCGCCTACATGGACTTCGTGGCTGCCCAGTGTCTGGTTTCCATCTCCAACCGCGCCGCCGTGCCGGAGCACGGGGGCGCTCCGGACGCCGAGCGACTGCGACTACCTGAGCGCGAGGTGACCAAGGAACACGGTGACCCGGGGGACACCTGGAAGGATTATTGCACACTGGTCACCATCGCCAAGAGCTTGTTGGACCTGAACAAATACCGACCCATCCAGACCCCCTCGGTGTGCAGCGACAGTCTGGAGAGTCCCGATGAGGATATAGGATCCGACAGCGACGTGACCACCGAATCTGGGTCGAGTCCTTCCCACAGCCCGGAGGAGAGACAGGATTCTGGCAGCGCGCCCAGCCcgctctccctcctccactctgGAGTGGCTTCGAAGGGGAAACACGCCTCCGAAAAGAGGCACAAGTGCCCCTACAGTGGCTGTGGGAAAGTCTATGGAAAATCCTCCCATCTTAAAGCCCATTACAGAGTGCATACAG GTGAACGGCCCTTCCCCTGCACGTGGCCAGACTGCCTTAAAAAGTTCTCGCGCTCGGACGAGCTGACCCGCCACTACCGGACCCACACTGGCGAGAAGCAGTTCCGCTGTCCGCTGTGTGAGAAGAGATTCATGAGGAGTGACCACCTCACCAAGCATGCCCGGCGCCACACCGAGTTCCACCCCAGCATGATCAAGAGATCAAAAAAGGCTCTTGCCAGCCCCTTGTGA